A window of the Butyricimonas faecalis genome harbors these coding sequences:
- a CDS encoding response regulator transcription factor — protein sequence MKILIIEDAKGLREVMTRSLEKERFVVETAADYSTALQKINDYDYDCILLDIMLPGGSGLSILEELKKLKKRESVIIVSAKDSIEDKVTGLDLGADDYLAKPFHLAELHARVKSVIRRHQTDGNTKIEIENLTVCPDNHTVFINGEELKLNRKEFDLLYYFATNPNRLINKTTLAEAVWGDNIDQADSLDFIYSQVKNLRKKMKTAEATPEIKAVYGFGYKLITTPEA from the coding sequence ATGAAAATATTAATCATTGAAGACGCAAAAGGCTTGCGGGAAGTGATGACCCGATCACTGGAAAAAGAACGCTTTGTAGTGGAAACAGCGGCAGACTATTCTACAGCCCTGCAAAAAATCAATGATTACGACTATGACTGTATCTTACTGGACATCATGCTTCCCGGGGGTAGCGGGCTTTCGATTCTGGAAGAACTGAAGAAATTAAAAAAACGGGAAAGCGTGATCATCGTATCGGCCAAAGATTCCATTGAAGACAAGGTCACGGGACTTGACCTTGGGGCCGATGACTACCTCGCAAAACCATTCCACCTGGCAGAATTACACGCAAGGGTGAAATCCGTGATCCGACGACACCAAACAGATGGAAACACCAAGATCGAAATTGAAAACCTAACCGTTTGTCCCGACAATCACACCGTGTTCATCAATGGAGAAGAGCTAAAACTCAATCGCAAAGAATTTGATTTGCTCTATTATTTTGCCACCAACCCCAATCGACTGATCAACAAAACAACGTTGGCAGAAGCCGTGTGGGGTGACAACATTGACCAAGCCGACAGTCTTGATTTTATCTATTCACAAGTTAAAAACTTACGTAAAAAGATGAAAACCGCCGAAGCCACCCCGGAAATAAAAGCCGTGTACGGGTTCGGGTATAAACTAATCACAACGCCGGAAGCATGA
- a CDS encoding sensor histidine kinase gives MKLIHHTISKLSIVMIIILTFWAGFFFYSILDEILDETDDSLENYKHLIIQQVLRDTAAINNSSDLMSQYFIKEISEEQAIHYKERYFDSTRFYELEYDFDPVRVLKTAFRGENKKFYELTIMISTLEQDDMIEAILWSIVILYVALLICILIVSEFVFRKSLTPFYKLLNWLNQFTLGGKNLPLDNLTKIKEFRQLNETILKMTRRNEEMYSQQKQFIENASHELQTPLAICRNKLELLAERPDCTEGQLEEIEDIHRNLGRIVKLNKSLLLLSRIENGQFHETKNVELNPVIKELVENFQEIYAHKNLHVEIEENATCNVRMNESLANILVTNLLKNAMIHTPNEGSVTIRVQSTGITFTNSTDGKTLDPSRLFTRFYQADNKKSDSTGLGLAIIQSIVHLYHFHITYSFDGKHRFDLRF, from the coding sequence ATGAAACTCATCCACCATACCATAAGCAAACTCTCGATCGTGATGATTATTATCCTCACGTTTTGGGCAGGCTTTTTCTTTTATAGCATACTGGATGAAATTCTGGACGAGACGGATGATAGCTTGGAAAACTACAAGCATCTTATTATTCAACAGGTTTTGAGGGATACGGCTGCAATTAATAATAGTAGCGATTTAATGAGTCAATACTTCATAAAAGAAATATCTGAAGAGCAGGCAATTCATTACAAAGAACGATACTTTGACTCGACTCGTTTTTACGAGCTTGAATACGATTTTGATCCTGTACGAGTACTAAAGACAGCTTTTCGGGGAGAGAATAAAAAGTTTTACGAGTTAACCATCATGATCTCAACCCTGGAACAAGACGATATGATAGAGGCAATATTATGGTCTATCGTCATCCTATACGTCGCGCTGCTTATTTGTATACTGATCGTTTCCGAATTTGTTTTCAGAAAAAGTTTGACCCCATTCTATAAACTATTGAATTGGCTGAACCAATTTACCCTGGGCGGGAAGAATCTCCCGTTGGACAACCTCACCAAGATAAAAGAGTTCCGGCAACTAAACGAAACGATACTCAAAATGACCCGGCGAAACGAAGAAATGTATTCCCAACAGAAACAATTCATCGAAAACGCCTCTCACGAACTCCAGACCCCGTTAGCCATTTGTCGAAACAAACTGGAATTACTGGCAGAACGGCCGGATTGCACGGAAGGACAATTAGAAGAAATCGAGGACATCCACCGGAACTTGGGACGTATCGTGAAACTCAACAAATCCCTGTTACTCCTTTCCCGTATCGAGAATGGCCAATTCCACGAGACGAAGAACGTAGAACTAAACCCGGTCATCAAAGAACTCGTGGAAAATTTTCAAGAAATCTACGCGCATAAAAACCTGCACGTAGAAATAGAAGAAAATGCCACTTGCAACGTGCGTATGAATGAATCACTGGCAAACATACTAGTCACGAACCTGTTGAAAAATGCCATGATACACACCCCAAACGAGGGAAGTGTCACCATTCGCGTGCAATCAACCGGCATCACCTTCACCAACAGCACGGACGGAAAAACCTTGGATCCATCCCGCCTTTTCACTCGTTTCTATCAAGCCGACAACAAAAAAAGTGATTCCACTGGGCTAGGATTGGCAATCATTCAGAGCATCGTCCACCTCTACCATTTCCACATCACCTACTCCTTCGACGGCAAACACCGATTTGATTTACGATTTTAG
- a CDS encoding PepSY-like domain-containing protein — MKTRMTIFTSLLLAGFAFTSCDDDNDNYTPGEEIVNVLYEKYPNAQRVDWELQRDHYVADFRDNNIEKEAWFNTKGEWVMTESDIPFEDLPQAIQTAFGESEYKDWRVDDVDMLERVEMETMYVIEVEKGKQEFDLFYAEDGILIKAIEDLDNNYQPNTVPEVLKNFINNKYPQATIVDIEIEKGITEIDILHENKAKELHFNSANEWLYTTWEVKEREIQEIADNVKAANPGFHVDDIDYKESADNSKVYIFELEQGDHEKYVTVDMEGNIVG, encoded by the coding sequence ATGAAAACAAGAATGACTATTTTCACTTCCTTATTGTTAGCCGGATTTGCTTTCACAAGCTGTGATGACGATAATGACAACTACACTCCGGGTGAAGAAATCGTGAATGTATTATATGAAAAATACCCGAATGCACAACGTGTTGACTGGGAACTGCAACGCGATCATTACGTGGCAGACTTTCGCGACAATAATATCGAGAAAGAAGCATGGTTTAACACCAAAGGCGAATGGGTAATGACCGAAAGTGACATCCCGTTTGAGGACCTCCCGCAAGCCATACAAACCGCATTTGGCGAGTCGGAGTATAAAGACTGGAGAGTTGATGACGTGGACATGCTGGAAAGAGTTGAAATGGAAACCATGTACGTGATCGAGGTTGAAAAAGGCAAACAGGAATTCGATCTATTCTACGCGGAAGACGGAATTTTAATCAAAGCCATAGAAGATCTTGACAACAATTATCAACCCAACACGGTTCCTGAAGTCTTGAAAAACTTCATCAACAACAAATACCCGCAAGCCACGATCGTGGATATTGAAATCGAAAAGGGCATTACCGAAATCGACATTCTACACGAGAACAAAGCAAAAGAATTACACTTCAATAGTGCCAATGAATGGTTATACACGACTTGGGAGGTTAAAGAAAGAGAAATTCAGGAAATAGCAGACAACGTAAAAGCCGCAAATCCCGGCTTCCACGTTGACGACATTGACTACAAGGAAAGCGCCGACAACAGTAAAGTATACATATTCGAACTGGAACAAGGTGATCACGAGAAATATGTAACAGTTGACATGGAGGGGAATATAGTAGGATAA
- a CDS encoding PepSY-like domain-containing protein: protein MKTTLVTTLILLTTTLAFSSCKDNGYTPPKNVVSAFKVKYPSAKRVEWEVKNTYQVAEFHIGFTEAEAWFDNNGQWVMTESNVKYSSLPVVIRNSFESGEYGKWKVEDVDKLERSGMETIYIIEAELGEQEVALHYLENGTLVKTLMDNDGRGYQPESAPQAVLQFIQQKYPQANIVEIDQDKGLLKIDIIDQQIMKEVVFNHQNQWVVTTWEVPHNNVPANVMNVLKTSSYANYRIDDIDYEERADGSLVYIFEVKQGNREFDVTIDANHLKIISATPQN, encoded by the coding sequence ATGAAAACGACATTAGTTACCACATTAATCCTACTCACAACCACGCTAGCCTTCAGTAGCTGCAAGGACAACGGCTACACTCCACCCAAAAACGTTGTGAGTGCCTTTAAAGTAAAATACCCCTCGGCCAAACGAGTAGAATGGGAAGTGAAGAACACGTATCAAGTAGCCGAATTCCATATCGGTTTCACGGAAGCCGAGGCTTGGTTTGACAACAACGGTCAATGGGTGATGACAGAAAGTAACGTCAAGTATAGTTCCCTACCCGTGGTCATTCGCAATAGCTTTGAATCCGGAGAATACGGGAAATGGAAAGTAGAAGACGTTGACAAGCTAGAAAGATCCGGCATGGAAACCATCTACATCATCGAGGCTGAACTCGGGGAACAAGAAGTTGCCTTGCATTACTTGGAAAATGGAACGCTGGTAAAAACCCTCATGGACAACGATGGACGGGGATATCAACCGGAGAGCGCACCCCAAGCAGTTCTACAATTCATTCAGCAGAAATACCCGCAGGCCAATATTGTGGAAATCGATCAAGATAAAGGATTACTAAAGATTGACATTATTGATCAACAAATCATGAAAGAAGTCGTGTTCAACCACCAGAATCAATGGGTTGTCACCACTTGGGAAGTTCCACACAACAATGTACCGGCTAATGTGATGAACGTGTTGAAAACTTCTTCTTACGCGAACTACCGGATAGACGACATTGATTATGAAGAAAGAGCTGACGGTTCCCTCGTTTATATCTTTGAAGTCAAACAAGGAAACCGGGAATTCGATGTCACGATAGATGCCAACCATCTCAAGATTATATCTGCAACACCCCAAAATTAA
- a CDS encoding transglutaminase-like domain-containing protein, translated as MKSTFILLLCCMCFACAKYPGVPEKYHALLDKALETSGTNQPELAKALESATPEMKEGVAFLISYMPERDLKTMKGDDLLSNVKLAYEARNRFAWAKSVPDSIFLNDVLPYASLNEERDQWRADFYKRFAPYVENCKTLEEAIKAVNKNIRDEVKVDYNTAREKPDQNPSESIRQGMASCSGLSILLTDALRSVGIPSRIAGTASWHDNRGNHNWCEVWLDGKWYFTEYYPNELDRSWFLADAGKADPKDRMHAIWASSFKPTGESFPLVWDFNINYVPAINVTQRYLDIYQEVYQSQLAGGNYVPLKVMMFKDKRNMRKSDDRVATNVDIFCGKDQIGGGRTAGPRQDMNDVLEFMVEKNKVYTLNYFNKDGKWVGEEVKVKEKPVEVKLHL; from the coding sequence ATGAAAAGTACATTTATCTTGTTGTTGTGTTGCATGTGCTTTGCATGTGCGAAGTATCCGGGAGTGCCGGAAAAATACCATGCTTTATTGGACAAAGCTTTAGAAACGTCGGGAACGAATCAGCCTGAATTGGCGAAAGCCTTGGAAAGTGCTACACCGGAAATGAAAGAGGGAGTGGCATTCTTGATTTCTTACATGCCGGAGCGGGATTTGAAAACGATGAAAGGGGATGATTTGTTGTCGAACGTGAAACTGGCGTATGAAGCTCGTAACCGTTTTGCGTGGGCGAAGAGCGTGCCGGATTCTATTTTTTTGAATGACGTGTTGCCTTACGCTTCTCTGAACGAGGAAAGAGATCAATGGCGTGCCGATTTCTACAAGAGATTTGCTCCCTACGTGGAGAATTGCAAGACTTTGGAGGAGGCAATTAAAGCCGTGAACAAGAATATCCGGGATGAAGTGAAAGTGGATTACAATACGGCTCGCGAGAAACCGGATCAGAATCCGTCAGAGTCTATTCGTCAGGGAATGGCTTCTTGTAGCGGTCTGTCTATTTTGTTGACGGATGCATTGCGGTCGGTGGGTATTCCTTCCCGTATTGCCGGGACGGCCAGCTGGCACGATAACCGTGGGAATCATAACTGGTGTGAGGTGTGGTTAGACGGTAAATGGTATTTCACGGAGTATTACCCGAATGAACTCGATCGTTCATGGTTCCTTGCCGATGCCGGAAAGGCTGATCCAAAGGATCGTATGCACGCGATCTGGGCATCTTCTTTCAAACCGACAGGGGAGAGTTTCCCGTTAGTTTGGGATTTTAATATTAATTATGTGCCTGCCATCAATGTAACCCAACGTTATCTGGATATTTATCAAGAGGTTTATCAATCTCAGTTGGCCGGGGGAAATTACGTGCCTTTGAAGGTGATGATGTTTAAAGATAAACGTAATATGCGTAAATCTGACGATCGCGTAGCTACCAACGTGGATATTTTCTGTGGTAAAGACCAAATTGGTGGAGGACGTACTGCCGGACCGAGACAGGATATGAATGACGTGTTGGAGTTTATGGTGGAGAAGAATAAAGTGTACACGTTGAATTATTTTAATAAAGACGGTAAGTGGGTAGGAGAAGAGGTGAAAGTGAAGGAAAAACCGGTAGAAGTGAAATTGCATTTGTAG
- a CDS encoding dihydroorotate dehydrogenase-like protein: MADLKTTYMGLELRSPIIAGSCGLTSNVEKMVEMEKAGAGAVVLKSIFEEQINEETSGVFKAGYGISDAYPEAEDYIKAYIRSNTIQKYVELVRDVKSRLTIPVIASVNCFGGGEWVSFARQLEEAGADALELNVFILPVNEFKESAEVENVYFEIVKSIKSQVKIPVAVKISHYFTNLTAFVDKIKAYGADATTLFNRFYEPDININTLEMGAASVFSTAAELRTTLRWTGILAGKDKRLEISASTGVHGGEAVVKLLLAGATTVQVCSVLYEKGIHVIEDMNNFIKRWMDSKAFKTIEDYRGMLSYSSIENPDLYERAQFMKYFSNNQY, from the coding sequence ATGGCAGACTTGAAGACGACATACATGGGACTGGAGTTACGGAGTCCGATTATCGCGGGAAGTTGCGGTTTAACGTCTAACGTGGAGAAGATGGTGGAGATGGAGAAAGCGGGCGCGGGAGCCGTGGTGTTAAAATCTATTTTCGAGGAACAGATTAATGAGGAGACTTCCGGGGTGTTCAAAGCGGGTTACGGGATAAGTGATGCTTATCCGGAGGCAGAGGACTATATCAAGGCGTATATTCGTTCTAACACGATACAGAAGTACGTGGAATTGGTGCGTGATGTCAAGAGTCGTTTAACGATACCCGTAATTGCCAGCGTGAATTGTTTTGGTGGTGGTGAATGGGTGTCGTTTGCCCGTCAGTTGGAAGAAGCGGGGGCAGATGCCTTGGAATTGAATGTTTTTATTTTGCCGGTAAACGAGTTTAAAGAGAGTGCGGAAGTGGAGAACGTGTATTTCGAGATCGTGAAGTCCATCAAGAGTCAGGTGAAGATTCCTGTTGCCGTTAAGATCAGTCACTATTTCACGAATCTTACCGCTTTCGTGGATAAAATCAAAGCTTACGGGGCGGATGCGACCACGTTATTCAATCGTTTTTACGAGCCGGATATTAATATTAATACTTTAGAAATGGGGGCCGCTTCGGTGTTTAGCACGGCTGCCGAATTGAGGACCACTTTGAGATGGACCGGTATTTTGGCCGGGAAGGATAAGAGGTTGGAGATCTCTGCTTCCACGGGGGTGCATGGTGGTGAGGCTGTCGTGAAGTTATTGTTGGCAGGGGCTACGACAGTTCAGGTTTGTTCTGTCCTTTACGAGAAGGGGATTCACGTGATCGAGGATATGAATAATTTTATCAAGAGATGGATGGATTCGAAAGCTTTCAAAACGATTGAGGATTATCGGGGAATGCTTTCTTATTCGTCTATTGAAAATCCGGATCTTTATGAAAGGGCCCAGTTTATGAAATATTTTAGTAATAATCAATATTAA
- a CDS encoding YggS family pyridoxal phosphate-dependent enzyme, producing the protein MSSIVENLKEIAGSLPDGVKLVAVSKTKPVEAIEEAYKAGQRVFGENRVQELAEKYEVLPKDIEWHMIGHLQTNKVKYMASFVSLIHGVESLKLLETIDKEGKKHDRVIPCLLQFHIASEETKFGLDMEEAKVLLESDDYKQMKNVKIVGVMGMATNTDDEGQVRREFHHLKEIFDELKTTYFAGNPEFKELSMGMSGDYRIAVEEGSTMVRVGSAIFGARNYANV; encoded by the coding sequence ATGAGCAGTATTGTAGAAAATTTGAAAGAGATTGCCGGTAGTTTGCCGGATGGAGTAAAATTAGTCGCCGTGTCGAAAACAAAGCCCGTGGAGGCGATAGAGGAGGCATACAAGGCCGGACAACGCGTGTTCGGGGAGAACCGGGTGCAGGAGCTGGCAGAGAAATACGAGGTGCTTCCTAAAGATATAGAATGGCACATGATCGGTCATTTACAGACCAATAAAGTGAAATATATGGCCTCTTTCGTTTCTTTGATTCATGGCGTGGAGAGTTTGAAATTGCTGGAGACGATAGACAAAGAGGGAAAGAAGCACGATCGGGTGATCCCTTGTCTGCTGCAATTTCATATTGCCAGCGAGGAAACGAAGTTTGGGTTGGATATGGAAGAGGCGAAAGTTCTCTTGGAGAGTGACGATTACAAGCAGATGAAAAACGTGAAGATCGTGGGCGTGATGGGAATGGCAACGAACACGGATGACGAAGGACAGGTCAGACGGGAATTTCATCACTTGAAAGAGATTTTTGACGAGTTGAAGACAACTTATTTCGCGGGAAACCCGGAATTCAAGGAACTATCCATGGGTATGTCCGGTGATTACCGGATTGCCGTGGAGGAGGGAAGTACGATGGTACGCGTGGGGAGTGCGATTTTCGGGGCGAGAAATTACGCGAACGTGTAA
- the truA gene encoding tRNA pseudouridine(38-40) synthase TruA, which translates to MHRYFIELAYNGSGYNGWQIQPNAPSVQETINHALSLLLKQEINVTGAGRTDTGVHASFFVAHFESDIVIPHTKALVDKLNRFLGKNIAIKDIYAVLPDMHARFSAISRTYKYYIDKNKNPFTYPFSYRPHPLPDIRLMNEACERLMRYEDFTSFSKLHTDVKTNICHIMEANWEETDEQLVFTIKADRFLRNMVRAIVGTLLDVGQGRITLEQFQQIIESKDRCKAGTSVPGNALFLCDIEYPPCKL; encoded by the coding sequence ATGCACAGGTACTTTATTGAATTAGCATATAACGGAAGCGGATACAACGGTTGGCAGATACAACCCAACGCCCCCTCTGTCCAAGAAACAATCAATCACGCCCTCTCCCTCCTGCTGAAACAGGAAATCAACGTGACCGGGGCCGGACGAACGGACACGGGAGTACACGCCTCATTTTTTGTCGCCCATTTTGAGAGTGATATCGTCATTCCCCACACGAAAGCCTTAGTCGACAAATTGAACCGTTTCCTGGGAAAGAACATCGCGATCAAAGATATTTATGCCGTACTGCCTGACATGCACGCTCGCTTTTCGGCGATATCGCGCACGTACAAATACTACATCGATAAAAACAAAAATCCGTTTACTTACCCGTTCTCCTACCGTCCGCATCCCTTACCCGACATCCGGTTAATGAACGAGGCTTGTGAACGTCTCATGCGTTACGAAGATTTCACCAGTTTCTCCAAATTGCACACGGACGTAAAAACCAACATTTGCCATATCATGGAAGCCAACTGGGAAGAGACGGACGAACAACTGGTATTCACCATCAAGGCCGACCGTTTTCTGCGTAACATGGTACGTGCCATCGTGGGCACCTTGTTGGATGTCGGACAAGGACGTATCACGCTGGAACAATTCCAACAGATCATCGAAAGCAAGGATCGATGCAAGGCAGGGACCTCCGTTCCCGGAAACGCCTTATTTCTTTGCGACATTGAATATCCCCCGTGCAAACTATAA
- a CDS encoding Lnb N-terminal periplasmic domain-containing protein: MKTKLFILSLFLFLLTVSTSASVKLSKDATISILTCSPGNELYSLFGHTGIRVVDKANNMDIVFNYGTFDFDTQGFYFKFARGLLPYQLSCSEFRRFLSSYIYDKRSVYSQTLNLDSIQKQYLMDLLIENYQPANREYLYNFLYDNCSTRVRDIIEKSTGNQITWIAQPSTKSFWNLLDEYLGRSPWIQWGIHTILGSPATSTATLREQMFLPDYLMYHLDSAAYNGTPLVQPIETVYEAPEQDLSTPWYFSPFFVFAICTLALVSLLQKIKSRRLLKAIAIPFFVVTGIVGCLIVFLCFFTKHPTMFPNFNAFWANPLNLVAAFFLGKRTLPWIINKYLFIYLYLLIIGFLLWFLFVPAVPYASMVIIVWMIYLCIRLRQSEK; the protein is encoded by the coding sequence ATGAAAACAAAACTATTCATCCTATCCCTTTTCCTGTTTTTACTCACGGTGAGTACTTCGGCTTCTGTCAAATTGTCCAAAGACGCCACGATCAGCATCTTGACATGTTCCCCGGGTAACGAACTCTACTCGCTGTTCGGACACACGGGCATCCGGGTCGTTGACAAGGCAAACAACATGGATATTGTTTTCAATTACGGGACCTTTGATTTCGACACCCAAGGATTTTACTTCAAATTTGCACGAGGTCTACTCCCCTACCAATTATCATGTTCCGAATTTCGCCGTTTTCTATCCTCCTACATCTATGACAAGCGTAGCGTATACTCCCAGACCTTAAACCTGGATTCCATCCAAAAGCAATACTTAATGGATTTACTCATTGAAAATTATCAACCAGCCAACCGGGAATACCTCTACAACTTCCTATACGACAACTGTTCAACCCGGGTACGGGACATCATAGAGAAAAGCACGGGCAACCAAATCACGTGGATAGCTCAACCTTCCACGAAAAGTTTTTGGAATCTTCTGGACGAATACCTCGGTCGTTCCCCGTGGATTCAATGGGGCATCCACACGATCCTCGGATCTCCCGCAACTTCCACGGCCACCCTCCGGGAACAAATGTTTCTTCCCGATTACCTCATGTATCATTTGGATTCCGCAGCATATAATGGAACCCCACTCGTGCAACCCATAGAGACGGTATACGAAGCCCCGGAACAAGATCTTTCAACTCCCTGGTACTTCTCCCCGTTCTTTGTTTTTGCCATTTGCACGCTTGCACTCGTTTCACTTTTACAAAAAATAAAAAGCCGGCGTTTGCTAAAAGCAATTGCCATCCCATTCTTCGTGGTGACAGGTATTGTTGGATGCCTCATCGTCTTTTTATGTTTCTTCACGAAACATCCCACGATGTTCCCCAACTTCAATGCCTTCTGGGCAAACCCCTTAAACCTCGTTGCCGCCTTCTTCCTCGGGAAACGCACCCTTCCGTGGATCATCAACAAATACCTGTTCATCTACCTCTATCTCTTGATCATCGGCTTTTTGCTATGGTTCTTGTTCGTTCCGGCTGTTCCATACGCTTCCATGGTCATCATCGTATGGATGATATACCTCTGCATCCGTCTTCGACAAAGCGAAAAATAA
- a CDS encoding SUMF1/EgtB/PvdO family nonheme iron enzyme, with protein MALILCAALFVGCSRDDGQEPDGGDPVALSFTAAVDGVAFAQGGTSAGLRGTSDAFTTRTTAGGDEWVQDDKVGIFMLDAGRNLPGITGAENRKFKVSDITTGALTLDDGGAEIYYPQSGNVDFIAYYPYGTTGTGAGEITADYKYNVCVVDQSDPAVIDILYAKKTDVAKSKAAVNLEFSHAMSKITLNVKAGNGLTSADISGLAASTIAFGGMPVTAELALQDGTPTTGTNLARTFSPLKAETVSATYDATFSAILVPQAADTYNGRTVVFTVGGQSYTWAIPAAEKFEAGNHYVYPLTVQKSGIVVAGSPTIIDWTVNDNNTGTAIKLPEMVLIPKGTFLMGSSDGSNLDNTNNSGLNTTPTEPNRGTNETQHRVTLTKDFYITKYAITNSQYVEFLNAKGIQGEMLKHPNIPGAGGNMIGGEYNGEHLVYEGNTNQWGVKWNTDKWIPQPGYEDHPVVWVTWYGAKAYAEWVGGSLPTEAQWEYACRGDKGSLPFGVGDGYKLDNTLANFDWKYSWSWDGSSLIADIMDTGTFPGVTQAVGSYSPNSYGLYNMHGNVLEWCLDNSDGVPADYGGTSVIDPTGPSTGDNRMLRGGNFGLDAQYCRSAFRFNDRHDHATNHYGFRVVVVP; from the coding sequence GTGGCGCTAATATTGTGTGCGGCTCTATTTGTGGGCTGTTCACGGGATGACGGACAGGAACCGGACGGTGGCGATCCCGTAGCGTTGAGCTTTACCGCCGCAGTGGATGGGGTGGCTTTTGCACAAGGTGGCACATCTGCGGGGCTACGCGGCACTTCCGATGCGTTTACAACCCGTACGACGGCAGGCGGCGATGAGTGGGTGCAAGACGATAAAGTAGGGATATTTATGCTTGACGCGGGTAGAAACCTGCCGGGAATCACCGGAGCGGAGAACCGTAAATTTAAGGTAAGCGATATTACTACCGGGGCATTGACGCTGGACGACGGAGGTGCGGAAATCTACTACCCGCAATCGGGCAATGTGGACTTTATCGCTTATTATCCATACGGTACGACCGGAACAGGAGCCGGCGAAATAACCGCTGATTACAAGTACAATGTTTGTGTGGTCGACCAAAGTGATCCGGCGGTTATCGATATACTGTATGCGAAAAAGACCGATGTAGCCAAGAGTAAAGCTGCTGTGAATCTTGAATTTTCGCACGCCATGAGCAAGATAACGCTTAATGTAAAGGCGGGTAACGGACTCACTTCTGCGGATATTTCGGGGCTTGCAGCTTCGACGATAGCGTTCGGCGGTATGCCCGTAACGGCGGAACTGGCTTTACAGGATGGTACGCCCACGACGGGAACAAACCTTGCGCGGACGTTTTCCCCGTTGAAAGCGGAAACGGTGAGCGCCACTTACGACGCCACTTTCTCGGCTATTCTCGTCCCGCAGGCGGCTGACACTTACAATGGTCGCACGGTGGTCTTTACCGTAGGCGGACAGTCTTATACCTGGGCTATTCCGGCTGCTGAAAAATTCGAGGCGGGCAACCATTACGTTTATCCGCTGACGGTGCAAAAGAGCGGCATCGTCGTGGCAGGCAGCCCAACGATTATCGACTGGACGGTCAATGACAACAATACAGGTACGGCAATAAAACTTCCCGAAATGGTTTTGATCCCCAAAGGCACATTCCTGATGGGATCATCCGACGGTAGCAATCTGGACAATACAAATAATTCCGGCCTCAATACGACTCCTACCGAGCCTAATCGTGGTACTAATGAAACCCAGCATAGGGTTACCCTGACCAAAGATTTTTACATAACAAAATACGCGATCACGAATTCTCAGTATGTGGAGTTTTTGAATGCCAAAGGGATTCAGGGTGAGATGTTGAAACATCCTAATATTCCCGGTGCAGGCGGTAATATGATTGGCGGAGAGTATAACGGAGAGCATTTGGTTTATGAAGGCAATACTAATCAATGGGGCGTAAAGTGGAATACGGATAAATGGATACCTCAACCGGGTTATGAGGATCATCCTGTTGTATGGGTAACCTGGTACGGGGCAAAAGCCTACGCGGAATGGGTGGGTGGTTCATTGCCAACGGAAGCGCAATGGGAATATGCCTGTCGCGGCGATAAAGGATCTTTGCCTTTCGGTGTGGGTGACGGTTATAAATTGGACAATACCCTTGCCAACTTTGATTGGAAATACTCGTGGAGCTGGGATGGCAGTAGTCTGATAGCCGATATTATGGATACCGGCACTTTTCCCGGTGTGACGCAAGCAGTGGGCAGCTATTCCCCCAATAGCTATGGTCTTTACAATATGCACGGCAATGTATTGGAATGGTGTCTTGATAACAGTGACGGGGTTCCAGCCGATTATGGCGGAACCTCTGTTATCGATCCTACCGGCCCATCTACGGGCGACAACCGCATGCTGCGCGGTGGCAATTTTGGGCTCGACGCCCAGTATTGCCGTTCTGCGTTCCGGTTCAACGACAGACACGATCATGCTACTAATCACTACGGGTTCCGCGTGGTGGTTGTCCCATAG
- a CDS encoding SUMF1/EgtB/PvdO family nonheme iron enzyme → MVSGAVCAPCAAAGGFHPLCRCAGIPADIGKEKGGWLKTGNNRVLRGGYYGNSAQYCRSAYRNNNKPDNANNNFGFRVVFVP, encoded by the coding sequence ATGGTCTCAGGCGCGGTATGCGCTCCATGTGCAGCCGCTGGTGGCTTTCACCCGCTTTGCCGATGCGCGGGAATTCCGGCAGATATCGGCAAAGAAAAGGGAGGTTGGCTGAAAACGGGCAACAACCGCGTGCTGCGCGGCGGCTATTATGGCAACAGCGCCCAGTATTGCCGTTCCGCGTATCGGAACAACAACAAGCCCGATAACGCTAATAACAACTTCGGGTTTCGCGTGGTGTTTGTCCCATAG